The following coding sequences are from one Methanofastidiosum sp. window:
- the aroB gene encoding 3-dehydroquinate synthase, whose amino-acid sequence MKNPETKIIKVVTGKSHYPIVVGRNIAQNAFEEIFQEYNDHKIAIITDSNIEKIYGNKILQKLDKKDRVFILSFKAGEESKNRKTKEELEDRLFELGFGRDTLIIALGGGVTGDLAGFIAATYMRGVPFIQMPTTLLSQVDSSIGGKVGIDHPSGKNLIGAFYPPNKVYIDVDFLNTLPNEEIINGMAEIVKAAIIKNGELFTYLESNIDRVVKLEKEFIDTAIISSLKIKANIVQADEKELGLRKILNFGHTIGHSIEILSDFGIPHGRAVGIGMAVETLISEKIGILKSEERDRIFQLLKKSKLLEISFKAPVDEIIKKTILDKKTRKGIVEYSLIKGIGKAVYGIKVEDGVVRDSLAEAGFT is encoded by the coding sequence ATGAAAAACCCAGAAACTAAAATAATCAAGGTAGTCACAGGCAAGAGTCACTATCCGATTGTTGTTGGCAGAAATATAGCCCAAAATGCTTTTGAAGAGATATTCCAAGAGTATAATGACCATAAAATTGCCATAATAACTGACTCGAATATAGAGAAGATATATGGCAATAAAATTCTTCAAAAACTCGATAAAAAAGATCGAGTTTTTATTCTATCTTTTAAAGCAGGCGAGGAGTCAAAAAATAGGAAAACAAAAGAGGAGCTTGAAGATAGACTATTTGAACTTGGATTTGGCAGAGATACTTTGATTATTGCTTTGGGCGGCGGAGTCACTGGGGACCTTGCAGGCTTTATAGCAGCAACATACATGAGAGGAGTTCCTTTCATACAGATGCCAACGACACTTCTCTCTCAAGTTGATAGTAGCATAGGTGGTAAAGTGGGTATAGATCATCCCTCGGGAAAAAATCTTATAGGGGCATTCTATCCTCCGAATAAAGTGTATATCGATGTAGATTTTCTTAATACATTACCAAACGAAGAAATAATTAACGGGATGGCAGAAATAGTAAAAGCCGCAATTATAAAAAACGGAGAACTTTTCACATATCTAGAATCTAATATTGATAGGGTAGTTAAACTTGAGAAAGAATTTATTGATACTGCGATTATCTCGTCCTTAAAAATTAAGGCAAATATTGTGCAAGCAGATGAGAAGGAATTAGGGCTTAGAAAGATTTTAAATTTTGGGCATACAATTGGCCATTCTATTGAAATCCTTTCAGATTTTGGAATACCCCATGGAAGGGCAGTTGGAATCGGAATGGCGGTTGAAACATTGATTTCTGAAAAAATTGGAATTCTAAAATCAGAAGAAAGAGACAGAATATTTCAACTTCTTAAAAAATCAAAACTTCTTGAAATATCTTTCAAAGCACCAGTCGATGAAATAATAAAGAAAACTATTTTGGACAAAAAAACTAGGAAGGGAATCGTAGAGTACTCTCTGATAAAAGGAATAGGAAAAGCTGTCTACGGAATCAAGGTAGAAGATGGAGTTGTGAGAGACTCTTTAGCGGAGGCAGGATTCACTTGA